The sequence CCATGGATGGAAAAGAGTTCACTtctgagaagaaaaaacaggGTTTTATTTGATACAACTCATTCTCCCTAGAAAACATAAAGCTTTTAACTTTCAAAACTTATCAACcttagaaaaagcaaaaaaaaaaaaaaaaaaaacagaatgaaaatgaaGTGAACAGCTGTTTAGGGCTGTGCATCACTTCAGAAAAACATCAGTGCTTCTGATAGCAGCAAAACTGCAGCATGCGTGCAATGCTGCAGacacagagtatgtggaatttgagggtcaCAATCATTTCTGGGGATTTTGCtctaaataaaccaaataaGGACGTTTTTGCTCATGAAGTATGAAAAAGTCCACctttcaacaataaaaaatgagtCCCAGTTCAGAAATAAGTCACAGCCTCGTGACTCCTCCCCACAGCCAGACTGGGTTTGGACCCAATGCTGTCATCCAAAGAGCGCTTGTTTGACTGTGTCGTCTGTACATCTATGTCGCCCGCCAGAGCTCTCTTATACATGCCAGACAGGCTCTGCCTGAAGCGCTCCTCACGTCTACGCGAATGCAGAAGTATGCAGAAGTACAACAGCGGGTTCACACAGCTGTTGAAGTAGGCGATGCCGGACGTCACAGGGTGCCAGATCTTCAACATGGGGTTCTTACTGTCCACCATTTTCACCAGCAGGAGGCAGTGGTACGGCGCCCAGCACAGGAAGAATGCAATCACTAATGATGCTAGTATACGCAGGGGGCGGGACTTCCCTGACAGGCGCGTTCTTTGGATGCCAAGCCCAGCCAGAATGTAACAGATGAGGATGACCATAAAAGGCAACAAGAAGCCACACAGGAAACGGATGGAGTAGAGAGCCAGATTGGCGCCATTGTCACCCTCCTTCTCCTCGGAGTCTACCGAACACTTACTCAAGTTGTTCTTCCCGAAGGACACATTACGGTAGATGAAGTAAGGCGTGCTGAAGATGATGGCGGAGATCCACACACAGACGGCCACTAACCTGGCGGCCTGCACGGTGCGGTGCTGCTTGGTGAGGATGGGCCGCCACACACACAGCACCCGATCCAGACTGATGACAGCCAACAGGAAGACGGAGCAGAACATGTTGGCGTACTTGAAGAAGCCGTTGAACTTGCAGAGGAAGACGCCGAAGGGCCAGTGGTCGAAGAAGAGCTTCTTTATGAGGGAGAAGACTCGTGTGAAGCAGAAGATCAGGTCGGCTATCGCCAAGTTAACCAGCCACACATTGGTGACCTTAGGCTGAGGAGGAAGGAGACaaggagaaaataaagatgatgGAGAAGACATAAAAGTGATATTCAGGGTTTATGCAGTCAAAAGTCTTTTAATATGAGAAACATGCTGATCATCTTATGTTGatcaacaggaaaaaaataattttacaggAAAGTAATTCAATAATtgagaaaagaggcaaaacaggtgaaaattggaaaaaaaagggtaaaagtgtcaaaaatcaTCTGATAAAGTGGAGGGAAGTGGTAAAAGAGAGGGgcaaaatgagtttaaagtggcaaaattggataagagcgacaaaaatgggctaagaaaggaaaacaggtaaaaattggcaagaaaaatgatgaaaagtggtagaaaagtggcaaaatgagttaaaagaaaCAGACAATGGGATAACAATGGCACAGAATGCTCTAAggaaggcaaaaagtggcaaaaatgggctaagaaaggaaaaattggtaaaaatgggcaggaaaaatgatgaaaagtgatagaaaagtggcaaaatgagttacaagAGACAGACAAtgggataacagtggcaaaaactgctCTAAggaaggcaaaaagtggctagaATGGATAAGAACAGAAAGAGAAATGGATAACagcggcaaaaaaaaaaataggctaaTGAagtcaaaagtggtaaaaattgtcaggaaaatggtgaaaagcagttaaaaaagcGGCCAAAATCAGTTAAAGGAGAGATTAAAGTGGCAGGAATACTCTCAGGAatgcataaagtggcaaaaattggacaacagcagcaaaaattagCTAGGAAAAgcaaaaggggtaaaaatgggcagcaaaaatggcgaaaagtggttaaaaagtggcaaaaattagtgaaaagggatTCAATTGCTATAGCAGTGGAAAAAATTGTCTAAGGaaggcaaaaagtgacaaaaatgggttaaaaatagaaatatttggTTTTCAGAGGCCAAAATAGGGcaaaggctttaaaaatgtggcagaaatgggcagaaacagaaatgaaaaggggtttaaaagagagcgcagacctccgccattagccctatctcccaatagtacagaatcttttaactgctttatttttaatctttgtaTATTCAAAACTGTTCCTAGATGGCTTATGGATAGTCAGATTTAGGTTAAGGGTCATGTTctttcaaatttaaatgtttatttccaccctatctgcttttgttttgtgtttaacCATTTTCATACCAACACAGATAAGTGTTCTTATAGTTTTTAACCTGGATTTCATTTCACTGAAATGGGTCTGATGAGAGAGAACTACAGAGCAGAATAAATGCAGGTTAGTCATTGGTTGACATCACATTTAGGTTCAGAAAGGATTTATAAAAATTATCAGCTGTTGATCCACCTTGAGCTTGAATCCAGCCACCCAGATGACGATGGAGTTCCCGGTGATGCCGAGTACGACAGTCAGCGTGTAGAGGACGCTGGCGATGTTGTCCATGATGGGGTTGATCTCCACAGTCGTCATCTGGTCGCTGTGGGGAGTCTCAGTGATGTGGAGGGAGGCGTTAGGAGACATTGTGTGTCTGCAGAACAAGAACATGAGAAAATATCATGTTACTGCTTTTAACAGCTGCTGACAACACCGGAGGAATAACAACACCTCATGTAAAAGATGAGAGTCAGAGCTAGAGGTTTAAATCTCTCATGACTTTGCAAACGAGGTAAAGCAGTTTTACTCTTGAGAGACCAGAGTTTCTCTCTAGAATATGAACTAGAATGCAAATGAGCAAGAAGAGGAAATAATATTTCATtgatattttggggaaattaCAGATTTTTTATCATGTGAACACCATGATTTCATGAAAAAGcaacatcattttatttatttgaaggAAAACATGGAGTATTTTGAGAATTAAAACTCTTGATAGAAACTAATCAAGGATTAAAATTGTTCATGTTTGCAGCaaaggtttgatttttttccaaagaagTTTTGCAAGGAGAGtggtgtatgtgtatgtgtggtgTAATGTAGAACATCAATCCGTAGAagcaaaatacaaacaaacaaacaaacaaaaaaaaatgcaagttatATGATTTTTAGTCTATCACATTATATATTGCAAAGATGTCTAGGATGGATATAAGCCCTCTGAACCCTAATAATATAAGCCTTTTTTGGATAAATTTGGCTCGCCTGGacttatgttctttaaaaaaaaacttgtaaaacatcacACCTGTGGTGCACAggcaagctctaaacatcctttattTCAGGTCAACCTGGACTTTTTGAATACATTTGGAAAAAGTCCATTTGAACAGCGAacagctgcttctctctctttccttcacTCTCTCTCATTAATGAGAGAAATGTC comes from Cheilinus undulatus linkage group 16, ASM1832078v1, whole genome shotgun sequence and encodes:
- the LOC121524489 gene encoding fMet-Leu-Phe receptor-like codes for the protein MSPNASLHITETPHSDQMTTVEINPIMDNIASVLYTLTVVLGITGNSIVIWVAGFKLKPKVTNVWLVNLAIADLIFCFTRVFSLIKKLFFDHWPFGVFLCKFNGFFKYANMFCSVFLLAVISLDRVLCVWRPILTKQHRTVQAARLVAVCVWISAIIFSTPYFIYRNVSFGKNNLSKCSVDSEEKEGDNGANLALYSIRFLCGFLLPFMVILICYILAGLGIQRTRLSGKSRPLRILASLVIAFFLCWAPYHCLLLVKMVDSKNPMLKIWHPVTSGIAYFNSCVNPLLYFCILLHSRRREERFRQSLSGMYKRALAGDIDVQTTQSNKRSLDDSIGSKPSLAVGRSHEAVTYF